One segment of Meriones unguiculatus strain TT.TT164.6M chromosome 3, Bangor_MerUng_6.1, whole genome shotgun sequence DNA contains the following:
- the Serinc2 gene encoding serine incorporator 2 isoform X2, with amino-acid sequence MGACLGACSLLSCASCLCGSAPCILCGCCPSTRNSTVSRLLFTGFLFLGVLVSIIMLSPGVESQLYKLPWVCEDTAQQPVVLQGPLDCGSLLGFRAVYRMCFATAAFFFFFMLLMICVRSSRDPRAAIQNGFWFFKFLMLVGITVGAFYIPDGSFPKIWFYFGVVGSFLFILIQLILFIDFAHSWNQRWLCKAEECDSPAWYAGLFFFTFLFYLASIAAVALMFIYYTESGACHEGKVFISLNLTFCVCVSIVAVLPKVQNAQPNSGLLQASVITLYTMFVTWSALSNVPDQKCNPHLPTRNGTGQVDLEDYSTVWWDAPSIVGLVIFILCTFFISLRSSDHRQVNSLMQTEECAVEAVQQQQVAVSGGRAYDNEQDGVTYSYSFFHFCLVLASLHVMMTLTNWYSPGETRKMLSTWTSVWVKICASWAGLLLYLWTLVAPLLLPNRDFS; translated from the exons ATGGGGGCCTGTCTAGGGGCCTGCTCCCTGCTCAGCTGC GCCTCCTGCCTCTGCGGCTCTGCACCCTGCATCCTCTGCGGCTGTTGCCCCTCAACCCGAAACTCCACCGTGAGCCGCCTCCTCTTCACCGGCTTTCTCTTCTTGGGGGTGCTGGTGTCCATTATCATGCTGAGCCCCGGAGTGGAGAGCCAGCTTTACAAG CTGCCCTGGGTGTGTGAGGACACAGCCCAGCAACCCGTGGTCCTGCAGGGCCCCCTGGACTGCGGCTCCCTGCTGGGTTTCCGCGCCGTCTACCGTATGTGCTTCGCCACAGcagcctttttcttcttcttcatgctGCTCATGATCTGTGTCCGCAGTAGCCGGGACCCCCGAGCAGCCATCCAGAATGG gttttggttttttaagttCCTGATGCTTGTGGGTATCACCGTGGGTGCCTTCTACATCCCTGATGGCTCCTTTCCCAAGA TCTGGTTCTACTTTGGCGTCGTGGGCTCCTTCCTCTTCATCCTCATCCAGCTGATCCTGTTCATTGACTTTGCCCACTCCTGGAACCAGCGGTGGCTGTGCAAGGCCGAGGAATGTGACTCCCCAGCCTGGTATGCAG GCCTTTTCTTCTTCACCTTCCTCTTCTACCTGGCATCCATCGCTGCTGTGGCGCTGATGTTCATCTATTACACGGAGTCTGGCGCCTGCCACGAGGGCAAGGTCTTTATCAGCCTCAACCTcaccttctgtgtgtgtgtctccattgTCGCCGTCCTGCCCAAGGTCCAG AACGCCCAGCCCAACTCAGGTCTGCTGCAGGCCTCCGTCATCACCCTGTACACCATGTTTGTCACCTGGTCTGCCCTATCCAATGTCCCTG ACCAAAAATGCAACCCTCACCTGCCCACTAGAAACGGAACAGGCCAGGTGGACCTGGAGGACTACAGCACGGTGTGGTGGGATGCCCCAAGCATCGTGGGTCTCGTCATCTTCATCCTGTGCACCTTCTTCATTAG TCTTCGATCCTCTGACCACCGGCAGGTGAACAGCCTGATGCAGACGGAGGAGTGTGCAGTAGAGGCTGTCCAGCAGCAGCAGGTGGCCGTCAGTGGGGGCCGAGCCTATGACAATGAACAAGATGGCGTCACCTACAGCTATTCCTTCTTTCACTTCTGCCTGGTGCTGGCCTCCCTGCATGTCATGATGACGCTCACCAACTGGTACAG CCCTGGTGAGACCCGGAAGATGCTCAGCACGTGGACCTCCGTGTGGGTGAAGATCTGCGCCAGCTGGGCGGGGCTTCTTCTCTACCTGTGGACTCTGGTGGCCCCCCTGCTCCTGCCCAACAGGGACTTCAGCTGA
- the Serinc2 gene encoding serine incorporator 2 isoform X1: MLSPGVESQLYKLPWVCEDTAQQPVVLQGPLDCGSLLGFRAVYRMCFATAAFFFFFMLLMICVRSSRDPRAAIQNGFWFFKFLMLVGITVGAFYIPDGSFPKIWFYFGVVGSFLFILIQLILFIDFAHSWNQRWLCKAEECDSPAWYAGLFFFTFLFYLASIAAVALMFIYYTESGACHEGKVFISLNLTFCVCVSIVAVLPKVQNAQPNSGLLQASVITLYTMFVTWSALSNVPDQKCNPHLPTRNGTGQVDLEDYSTVWWDAPSIVGLVIFILCTFFISLRSSDHRQVNSLMQTEECAVEAVQQQQVAVSGGRAYDNEQDGVTYSYSFFHFCLVLASLHVMMTLTNWYSPGETRKMLSTWTSVWVKICASWAGLLLYLWTLVAPLLLPNRDFS, encoded by the exons ATGCTGAGCCCCGGAGTGGAGAGCCAGCTTTACAAG CTGCCCTGGGTGTGTGAGGACACAGCCCAGCAACCCGTGGTCCTGCAGGGCCCCCTGGACTGCGGCTCCCTGCTGGGTTTCCGCGCCGTCTACCGTATGTGCTTCGCCACAGcagcctttttcttcttcttcatgctGCTCATGATCTGTGTCCGCAGTAGCCGGGACCCCCGAGCAGCCATCCAGAATGG gttttggttttttaagttCCTGATGCTTGTGGGTATCACCGTGGGTGCCTTCTACATCCCTGATGGCTCCTTTCCCAAGA TCTGGTTCTACTTTGGCGTCGTGGGCTCCTTCCTCTTCATCCTCATCCAGCTGATCCTGTTCATTGACTTTGCCCACTCCTGGAACCAGCGGTGGCTGTGCAAGGCCGAGGAATGTGACTCCCCAGCCTGGTATGCAG GCCTTTTCTTCTTCACCTTCCTCTTCTACCTGGCATCCATCGCTGCTGTGGCGCTGATGTTCATCTATTACACGGAGTCTGGCGCCTGCCACGAGGGCAAGGTCTTTATCAGCCTCAACCTcaccttctgtgtgtgtgtctccattgTCGCCGTCCTGCCCAAGGTCCAG AACGCCCAGCCCAACTCAGGTCTGCTGCAGGCCTCCGTCATCACCCTGTACACCATGTTTGTCACCTGGTCTGCCCTATCCAATGTCCCTG ACCAAAAATGCAACCCTCACCTGCCCACTAGAAACGGAACAGGCCAGGTGGACCTGGAGGACTACAGCACGGTGTGGTGGGATGCCCCAAGCATCGTGGGTCTCGTCATCTTCATCCTGTGCACCTTCTTCATTAG TCTTCGATCCTCTGACCACCGGCAGGTGAACAGCCTGATGCAGACGGAGGAGTGTGCAGTAGAGGCTGTCCAGCAGCAGCAGGTGGCCGTCAGTGGGGGCCGAGCCTATGACAATGAACAAGATGGCGTCACCTACAGCTATTCCTTCTTTCACTTCTGCCTGGTGCTGGCCTCCCTGCATGTCATGATGACGCTCACCAACTGGTACAG CCCTGGTGAGACCCGGAAGATGCTCAGCACGTGGACCTCCGTGTGGGTGAAGATCTGCGCCAGCTGGGCGGGGCTTCTTCTCTACCTGTGGACTCTGGTGGCCCCCCTGCTCCTGCCCAACAGGGACTTCAGCTGA